A stretch of DNA from Mycobacterium senriense:
TGGGGGTCACGATCGGTGATCGGCAGCCCCTCGGTGGTCGGGTGCTCGGCCATGAACTCGCTGTATTGACGTCCGAGCGCCTCGCGAAGCCCGATGGGGGCGGTGCGGCGAAAGTCCGACAGTCCTTCGCGTTCCTCCTCGGCCATGTGGTCGTCGTTCGCCACCCGGGTACGCCCAACGGCGGCCCACCACTGTTCGCTGCCCAGCGCGGCGGCGTTGGCGTCGCGCACACCGTCGCGGATGTCGTTGTGATCGCCGATCGCGTCGAGGGTCTCGCCCTCGGCGTCGTCACCCCCGCGTATCAGCAACTGCGGGTAGAAGATTTTTTCTTCGATGTAGGCGTGCACGTCGAGCTTGTTGGCGAGCGGACCCCATACCCGCTTGAGCGCGCCCGGGTCGTCGGGGCGTTGGGCCTGCAGATCGTCCAGGCGCGCGAACTGTTCGCGGAACCACTCGTGGTCGGCCAGGATCAACCTGGTGATATCTGCCATCGGAGAGTTCCGCCTCCCTGGATCCCGGTCCGTCGGGGCTTACCCCGTTTACCAGCTGAGGTAACAACCCGACGCGGGATCCGTCAACCGGGTTTCTCTCCCTGGCGTACGGCCGTTGACCGAGGTGCTCCGCGCCGCAACGGAATCACCAATTTGACGCACGTGTAAGCCCTTTGATGATCGTGGGCCGCCGGTGTCACCGCCGGCGCGGTGCCCGCCGGCGCCACGCCCTGAACAGGAACTCGCCGGGAGGGCGCGGTTATCCGGGCGGATACACTGGGGCGGTCAGTTCGGCGATCAGCTTCGATCGCACCCGTAGACCAACACGAATCAGTCAGAGGTTGTGCCTTGTCCGACAAACCCGGTGATGCCGTCAGCTTGGAACCGCATTTCGAGGACGTACAAGCGCACTACGACCTGTCCGACGAATTCTTCGCGCTCTTCCTGGACCCGACGCGGACCTACAGCTGCGCCTATTTCGAGCGCGACGATATGACGCTGGAAGAGGCGCAGTACGCGAAGGTCGACCTCTCGCTGGGCAAGCTCGGGCTGCAGCCTGGCATGACATTGCTCGACATCGGGTGCGGGTGGGGCACCACGATCGTCCGCGGCCTGGAGAACTACGACGTCAACGTCGTCGGCCTCACGCTCAGCCGCAATCAACAGGCACACGTGCAGCGCCGGCTGGACAGCCATCCCTCGGCGCGGTCCAAGCGCGTGCTGCTTCAGGGCTGGGAGCAGTTCGACGAGAAGGTCGACCGGATCGTGTCGATCGGCGCCTTCGAGCACTTCGGGCGCGACCGGTACGACGAATTCTTCAAGAAGGCCTACGAGGCGCTACCGGCCGACGGCGTCATGATGCTGCACACCATCATCAAGCCCAGCGACGAGGAATTCGCGGAGCGCGGGCTGCCCATCACCATGACCAAGCTGCGCTTCATGAAATTCATCATGGACGAGATCTTCCCGGGCGGAGACCTGCCGCAGGCCAAGGGCGTCGTGGAGCACGCCGAGCGGGCCGGCTTTGGTGTGAAGCTGATTCAGCCGCTGCGCCTGCACTATGCCCGCACCCTCGACACCTGGTCGGCGGCGCTCGAGGCGCGCCGGGACGAGGCCATCGCGATTCAGTCCGAAGAGGTCTACGACCGGTACATGAAGTACCTGACCGGATGCGCGGACCTGTTCCGCGAGGGCTACACCGACGTCGCGCAGTTCACCCTGACCAAGGGATGACGCACTAACCGCCGGAGAGTCCGCTCGAAACGTACTGAGCGACAACGGCTTTGATCGGGCGTAGCGTCGTCGCACCGCGCGCGCCGTTCGTCACACCGGGAGCCCTTCCGATGCGTTGGACTCGCTCTGCACGCCGGTGCTCGCGGGCTTGCGGCGAAGGTCCTCGCTGACGTCGTCGAGCGCCAGTCCGGCCGGTTCGCGCACCAGGACGGTCGTGGCGATCCCTGCGGCGTAGCAGCAGAAGCCCAACAACGTCACCGCACGTAACCCGGCGCCGCTGAGCAGGAGCGGCACAAACAGAGCACCTAGGAAGGCCCCGACTTTCGCGATGGCCGAAGAAAGCCCGTGAAAGGTACTGCGAACGGCGGTGGGGTACGACTCGGCCGCGAGAAGCATCGTCGTGTAGTTGGGTCCGAAAGCGACGCCGAACAAAGACATGCCGAACACGATCGCGAACGGCACTACCGAGGCGCTGATGACGGGGAAGACCGTTATCAACAGCATCGCCAACGCGCAGATACCGAATCCGAGTGCCTGCAGCACGCGTCGGGGCATGCGGTCGAGCACCAGCAGGCCGGCGATCGCTCCGCCGAGACCGAAACAAATGACCAGGACCGCGTTGAGGGCGATGTTGGACACCACGCTGCCGTGGGGCGCGATGTGCTTGATCAGCAAGGGTTGGCTGACGTAGCTGCCGTAGACGGCGACATTGAAGAAGAACCAGCTCCCGGCGGTGCCCAGCAGGATGGTGAGGACTTTCCGATTGGACAGGCCGATCTTGGCGGCTGGAGTCGCGGCAACGGTGGGCGAAGTGAATGTCGCACGCGATTGGGCAAACGCCGCAAAGTCTTTCAGCGCCTGCCGTTCGTCACCACGTTCGGCGGTCCAGCGCGGCGACTCGGGCATGTGACGACGCTAATACAGCACCAGCAGAGACGGGATCACTCCCATCCCGAGTATCAGCCGCCAGGCGATGTGATCGGGAACGCCGACGGCCAGTACCAGGAGGCTGACCAGATAGGCGACGACCTGACCGAACACATAGAAGATGAAGGTCAGCCCGACCAGTTGACCGCGGTTTCGCCGGTTCGCGTATTCGGCCATGATGACGCCGCTGGCGGGATAGTCGCCTCCGATCCCGATTCCCAGTATCAGCCGCGCGACGACCAGGACAGTGAAGTTGGGAGCGAACGCGGAGAGCAATGCCCCGACAATCATCAAGACCGCTTCAAAACCGTAGACACGCCGCCGGCCGAGCATGTCGCCGAGACGCCCGAAGGCGATGGCGCCCAACGCAACTGCCAACAGTGTCGAGCTCGTCAGCATCGAAATCTGCCCGCCGGTGAGATAGAACTGCGGAGTGGTCAGCAGGGTTACCGTACCGATGACGTTGAGATCGTAGGAGTCCGTGAAGAATCCGGCGCCGGCGGTCGCCGCCGCCTTGAAGTGGAAGATGTCGAGCTTTGCGTCGTCGATCGACCTGACGACACCGACCTGTGCCGGCCCAACATCGTGCCGGCTCCCCGAACTTGTCATGATAAGTACGGTCCAACACGCACCAGAGGCAAGTCAACGGCGTACCGTTCTTTTCGGCTATGTTCAATATCCGTTAACCACAAGTGGGTTCGGTGCTCATCGGGCCGGATCTATTAGCGTCAGCATGTATAGTCAAGTGCATGGCAGTGGCGCTGCACGAAATGATCGCCGACAGCCTGCGGGAGCAGATCCGGGCCGGAGAGCTGCCCGTGGGTGCTGAGCTTCCGTCGGAATCTCAGCTCTGCGACCGGTGGAAGGCGTCACGCGGACCCGTGCGCCAGGCGCTGGCGGCGCTGCGCGCCGAAGGAGTCATCGCCGGCGGTCGCGGGAAACGGCCGGTCGTCCGCACGACTTCGATCGGCCAGCCGTTCGACACGCTGCTGTCTTACTCCGCCTGGGCCCAATCGATCGGGCGCAAGCCCGGACAGCGCACGCTCGAATTGGCCTTGCGCCGAGCGGATCAACACGCGGCCTCGGTGCTCCAGATCGACGAGGGGGCGCCGGTCGTGCAAATGTTGCGGTTGCGCTACCTCGACGGCGAGCCCGCGATGCTGGAACGCGCGACGTTCGTCGCGGACGTGGGTCGCCGGTTGTTCGACTTCGATTGCGACTCAGGGTCGTTGTGGGCTTACCTGTTGTCGCAAGGGGTGCGGTTCTCGACCGCTTCTCACGTCATCGACGCGATCGCGGCCGACCCCGTCGACTCTGCGCATCTCTCTGTGGCGCAAGGTGATCCGCTGCTAAGGCAGCAGCGGATCACCCGAGGAGTCAGGGGCGAGATCATCGAATACCACGACGACCGGTATCTGCCTTCCATGGTCAGCTTCACACTGGAGAACACCCTGGACGCGCGCTGCGCCCTCGCCCGAAATGCCAAGCCCGGGGCGGAGGCGGACGCCCGATGAGCGCCCGGCTCGAGCTGGCCGTACTGGACATGGCCGGCACCACCATTGACGAGGGACAGCAGGTCTACCGGGTTCTGGCTGAAACGGCGGTCGCCTATGGCGCAACACCGTCACCGGCCGACATCGCTCGCTGGCACGGGGCGGCCAAACACGAGGCGCTGCGTGCGCTGCTCACCGGACCCGGTGGTGAGCCCCCGAGTGCGGACCTGCTGGACACGGTGGTCGCCGATTTCCGTTCCCGGCTGACGGCCGCCTACGCGATCTCGCCGCCATGCCCGCTGCCCGGTGTTACCGACGCGATGGCCGTGCTGCGCTCCGCCGGCATCCGGGTCGCGCTCACCACCGGGTTCGATCGCGACATCGTCGACTCACTGATTTCCGCTTTGGGCTGGGACGGCGATTCGGTGGCGGACGACGTCGTTTGCGGCAGCGACGTGGCGGCCGGGCGCCCGGCGCCCTTCATGATCTTCCGGGCGATGGAGAACCTCGGTGTCGTCGGCGTGGACCGCGTGCTCATCGCCGGAGACACCCCGCGTGACCTGCAAGCCGGAACCAACTCCGGCGCGGCGTTCGTCGTCGGTGTCCTGTCCGGGGCCGGGGACGCGGTCGAACTCGGCAGGCATCGGCACACCCATCTGGTCGCGTCGGTGGCCGACCTGCCCACGCTGCTCGAGCTGCGCAACGCGGCGGCCAGCCCCGCGTGATGCAGCCGACGCCATCGCCCCAAAAGGCCGCCGTCAGGATCGACCACACCTTGGCGGCCGTGTGGCGGGGCGGCGCCGACATCGCGGTGGAATCGGTGACCGTGCCCCCGCTGGGGCCCGGTGATGCGTTGGTGCGAGTCAGGCTTGCCACGGTGTGCGGTAGCGACAGACTTACGGTGAGCGGACGGCGCCAACAGCCGTGCCCGTCGATCCTCGGCCACGAGACCGTCGGTGAGATCGTGGCGCTGGGCACCGGTGAGCCACGGGCCGTGGATGGACGGTCGTTGCGCGTGGGTCAACGCGTCATCTGGAGCGTGACGTGGCCGTGCGGCACCTGCGACCGGTGCCTGGCCGGCGTCACGGCGAAGTGCCGGGTGGTGCACAAGGCCGGCCATGAGGCGCTGAACTCCGAATGGGCGCTGTCCGGTGGGTACGCCCAGCACGTGCTGCTCCCGCGCGGCTTGCCCGTTGCCGTGGTCGACGACGACCTCATGGATTCGGTCGCCGCACCTGCGTCGTGTGCTACGGCGACGGTCATGGCCGTTCTCGAACGCGCGGGAAGCCTGGCCGGCCGACGAGTCATTGTGCTCGGCGCCGGCATGCTCGGGCTGACCGCGATCGCCGCCGCCGTGTCTGCAGGCGCTTCCGTGGTGACCGCGGTCGATCCGGCCGCGGCCAGAAGGCAGTTGGCACGGCGATTCGGCGCTACCTCGGTGCGGGATTCGGTCGGCGGCGCCGACGCGAGCGACATCTTGCTGGAATTCTCCGGCGTACCGGATGTCCTGCAAGACGGGCTGGCAGGCCTCGACGTCCAGGGGATAGCCGTCCTCGCCGGCTCCGTCGCACCGAATGCGGCCGTGGCGGTCGACGCCGAGTCGGTGGTACGCCGTCAACTGTCCATCCTCGGCGTACACAATTACGAACCGCGACACCTGGCAGCGGCACTGACCTTTTTGCACCGAACGTGCGAGCGCTTCCCGTGGCACGAGTTGGTCGCCGACCCCGGATCACTCGACGACCTCGGCGCCCTGCTGGTCGCGTCCGCGGGACCTGTGCCGCGATACTCGATCGCCCCTTGACAAAGGAGATCACGCCAGGTCTGGGTTTACCGCCCCAGATCCCCGGGTAATTCCACCGCAACAACCTGATTCGGTGGGTGCCGGTTTCCTTCGGCGCAACGCCGCTGGAAGGACCGACAGTGAGCGCCAAACACCGCATGCCCGAGTCACCGGAGCAAATGCCGACATCGACCGATCACGGTCAGCGGCGCGTCCTGTCCGGCGCTGCGAAGGTGTGCGACATCATCTCCGCTTCGCTGTTGTGTGCCGCCTGCCTGACAGCGTTGGTGCTCAACGTCGGCCAGCACGAGAAGCGCAGTGTCGCCGCCAGTCTCGAGCCGCCGGCCATCTCGCAGCCGGTCAGTCAGGAAGGCACAGTGGTGGCCGTGTCGGCGGACTCGGTGACCATGCGCGGCGCGGACGGCCACATCCAGACCTACCACTTCACCCCGAACACCACCGTCGTCACGCATGGCGCCCGCCAACCCATCACCGCCGCGCCGCATTTCACGATCAACGACAAGGTCATCGTGGTCGGGACTATCGAGGGCGGTACGGCAC
This window harbors:
- a CDS encoding zinc-binding dehydrogenase — translated: MQPTPSPQKAAVRIDHTLAAVWRGGADIAVESVTVPPLGPGDALVRVRLATVCGSDRLTVSGRRQQPCPSILGHETVGEIVALGTGEPRAVDGRSLRVGQRVIWSVTWPCGTCDRCLAGVTAKCRVVHKAGHEALNSEWALSGGYAQHVLLPRGLPVAVVDDDLMDSVAAPASCATATVMAVLERAGSLAGRRVIVLGAGMLGLTAIAAAVSAGASVVTAVDPAAARRQLARRFGATSVRDSVGGADASDILLEFSGVPDVLQDGLAGLDVQGIAVLAGSVAPNAAVAVDAESVVRRQLSILGVHNYEPRHLAAALTFLHRTCERFPWHELVADPGSLDDLGALLVASAGPVPRYSIAP
- a CDS encoding phosphonatase-like hydrolase, producing the protein MSARLELAVLDMAGTTIDEGQQVYRVLAETAVAYGATPSPADIARWHGAAKHEALRALLTGPGGEPPSADLLDTVVADFRSRLTAAYAISPPCPLPGVTDAMAVLRSAGIRVALTTGFDRDIVDSLISALGWDGDSVADDVVCGSDVAAGRPAPFMIFRAMENLGVVGVDRVLIAGDTPRDLQAGTNSGAAFVVGVLSGAGDAVELGRHRHTHLVASVADLPTLLELRNAAASPA
- a CDS encoding GntR family transcriptional regulator produces the protein MAVALHEMIADSLREQIRAGELPVGAELPSESQLCDRWKASRGPVRQALAALRAEGVIAGGRGKRPVVRTTSIGQPFDTLLSYSAWAQSIGRKPGQRTLELALRRADQHAASVLQIDEGAPVVQMLRLRYLDGEPAMLERATFVADVGRRLFDFDCDSGSLWAYLLSQGVRFSTASHVIDAIAADPVDSAHLSVAQGDPLLRQQRITRGVRGEIIEYHDDRYLPSMVSFTLENTLDARCALARNAKPGAEADAR
- a CDS encoding cyclopropane mycolic acid synthase family methyltransferase, whose product is MSDKPGDAVSLEPHFEDVQAHYDLSDEFFALFLDPTRTYSCAYFERDDMTLEEAQYAKVDLSLGKLGLQPGMTLLDIGCGWGTTIVRGLENYDVNVVGLTLSRNQQAHVQRRLDSHPSARSKRVLLQGWEQFDEKVDRIVSIGAFEHFGRDRYDEFFKKAYEALPADGVMMLHTIIKPSDEEFAERGLPITMTKLRFMKFIMDEIFPGGDLPQAKGVVEHAERAGFGVKLIQPLRLHYARTLDTWSAALEARRDEAIAIQSEEVYDRYMKYLTGCADLFREGYTDVAQFTLTKG
- a CDS encoding hemerythrin domain-containing protein, producing MADITRLILADHEWFREQFARLDDLQAQRPDDPGALKRVWGPLANKLDVHAYIEEKIFYPQLLIRGGDDAEGETLDAIGDHNDIRDGVRDANAAALGSEQWWAAVGRTRVANDDHMAEEEREGLSDFRRTAPIGLREALGRQYSEFMAEHPTTEGLPITDRDPQAYVEQFEDSPPSKAADFSLRIGSLKGQ